Proteins encoded within one genomic window of Flavobacterium gilvum:
- a CDS encoding outer membrane protein assembly factor BamD — protein MKKIISVLFVVLFLGSCSDYQAALKTEDPAVKYDLASKFYESGKYSKAIRLFEQLAPSYRGKPQGEKLFYMFAQSYYKTKQYYLAGYQFDSFNSGYPRSEKAEECAFLGAESYSKLSPVYSIDQTDTFKAIEKIQGFIDRFPNSKYVAQANEISKKLNEKIERKVYENALEYNRISNYKSAIIAFDNFIADYPGTVYKEKALYYKLDSAYLLAINSVPSKMEERLNTAKTSYNNLMKYKPDTEYKKKADEMLAQIEVELQKYNTNK, from the coding sequence ATGAAAAAAATAATATCAGTACTGTTTGTTGTTCTTTTTTTAGGTTCTTGTAGTGATTATCAGGCGGCATTGAAAACCGAAGATCCAGCAGTAAAATATGATTTGGCTTCCAAATTTTACGAATCGGGAAAATATTCAAAAGCGATTCGTCTTTTTGAACAATTGGCACCATCGTATAGAGGAAAACCTCAGGGAGAAAAATTATTCTATATGTTTGCCCAATCGTATTATAAAACAAAACAGTATTATTTGGCAGGTTATCAGTTTGATAGTTTTAATTCTGGGTATCCAAGAAGTGAAAAAGCCGAAGAATGTGCCTTTTTGGGAGCTGAAAGTTATTCTAAATTATCACCAGTTTACAGTATTGACCAGACAGATACCTTCAAAGCAATAGAGAAAATTCAAGGTTTTATTGATCGTTTCCCTAATTCTAAATATGTAGCTCAGGCTAATGAAATTTCAAAAAAATTAAACGAAAAGATAGAGCGCAAGGTTTATGAAAACGCGTTAGAATACAATAGAATTTCCAACTATAAATCTGCTATCATTGCTTTTGATAATTTTATTGCAGATTATCCTGGAACCGTATATAAAGAAAAAGCATTATATTATAAACTGGATTCTGCTTATTTGTTGGCGATAAATAGTGTTCCATCAAAAATGGAAGAGCGTTTAAATACAGCAAAAACGAGTTATAATAATTTGATGAAGTACAAGCCAGATACAGAATATAAGAAAAAAGCTGACGAAATGTTGGCTCAAATTGAAGTTGAATTGCAAAAATATAACACAAATAAATAA
- the fabV gene encoding enoyl-ACP reductase FabV, whose amino-acid sequence MIIEPRMRGFICLTAQPKGCEQSVKNQIEYVKSKGPIEGAKKVLVIGASTGFGLASRITSAFGSDAATIGVFFEKEPEEGKTASPGWYNSAAFENEAKKAGLYAKSINGDAFSNEVKRQTLELIKADLGQVDLIIYSLASPVRLNPNTGVLHRSVLKPIGNTFSNKTVDFHTGKVTDVSIEPCNEEDIVNTVAVMGGEDWAMWIDALKAENLLAPGATTVAYSYIGPSLTEAVYRKGTIGRAKDHLEATAFTITDSLADINGKAYVSVNKALVTQASSAIPVIPLYISLLYKIMKEKGIHEGCIEQIQRLYQQRLYTGEPIQIDEKGRIRIDDWEMREDVQAQVAKLWLEATTENLAEIGDLEGYRTDFYNLFGFGFDGVDYKADTNEVVAIPSIG is encoded by the coding sequence ATGATTATTGAACCAAGAATGAGAGGATTTATTTGTTTGACGGCCCAGCCCAAAGGTTGTGAACAAAGTGTAAAAAATCAAATTGAATATGTAAAATCAAAAGGACCTATTGAAGGAGCCAAAAAAGTTTTGGTTATTGGAGCTTCAACTGGTTTTGGTTTGGCTTCAAGAATCACTAGCGCTTTTGGTTCAGACGCCGCTACAATTGGCGTTTTTTTTGAAAAAGAACCTGAAGAAGGAAAAACGGCTTCTCCGGGTTGGTATAATTCAGCCGCCTTCGAAAATGAGGCTAAAAAAGCTGGTTTGTATGCAAAAAGTATCAACGGTGACGCTTTTTCTAATGAGGTAAAAAGACAAACATTAGAACTTATCAAAGCTGATTTGGGTCAGGTTGATTTGATTATATACAGCCTTGCTTCTCCGGTGCGTTTAAATCCAAACACGGGGGTTTTACACCGTTCGGTTTTGAAACCTATCGGAAATACTTTTTCAAATAAAACTGTTGATTTCCATACAGGGAAAGTAACAGATGTTTCTATAGAACCTTGTAATGAGGAGGATATTGTTAATACCGTTGCCGTAATGGGTGGTGAGGATTGGGCAATGTGGATTGATGCTTTGAAAGCTGAAAATCTATTGGCTCCAGGTGCAACAACTGTTGCTTATTCATATATTGGGCCATCATTGACTGAGGCTGTTTATAGAAAAGGAACAATTGGCCGTGCCAAAGATCATCTTGAAGCGACTGCATTTACAATTACAGATAGCTTGGCTGATATTAATGGTAAAGCTTATGTTTCTGTAAACAAAGCATTGGTGACACAGGCGAGTTCTGCAATTCCAGTTATTCCATTATATATTTCTTTATTGTATAAAATAATGAAAGAAAAAGGAATTCACGAAGGATGTATTGAGCAGATTCAGCGTTTGTACCAACAAAGATTGTACACTGGTGAACCAATTCAAATAGATGAAAAAGGAAGAATCCGTATTGATGATTGGGAAATGCGTGAAGATGTTCAGGCTCAGGTTGCTAAACTTTGGTTGGAAGCTACAACTGAAAACCTTGCTGAAATAGGCGATTTGGAAGGATATAGAACTGATTTCTATAATTTGTTCGGATTTGGATTTGACGGAGTTGATTACAAAGCTGATACCAACGAAGTGGTTGCTATTCCTAGTATTGGATAA
- a CDS encoding DNA-directed RNA polymerase subunit omega translates to MDLKKTNAPVNTITYNKTVIEEPTGNVYEAITIMAKRANQINSEIKKELTEKLEEFATYNDSLEEVFENKEQIEVSKFYEKLPKPHALAVQEWLDGKIYHREANK, encoded by the coding sequence ATGGATTTAAAAAAGACAAATGCTCCGGTAAACACAATAACTTACAATAAAACAGTTATTGAAGAACCTACTGGGAATGTGTATGAGGCGATAACAATTATGGCTAAAAGAGCAAATCAAATTAATTCTGAAATTAAAAAAGAATTAACTGAGAAATTAGAAGAATTTGCTACTTACAATGACAGTTTAGAAGAAGTTTTTGAAAATAAAGAACAAATAGAAGTATCTAAATTCTATGAAAAACTTCCAAAACCACACGCTTTAGCGGTTCAAGAATGGTTAGATGGTAAAATTTACCACAGAGAAGCAAATAAATAA
- the coaBC gene encoding bifunctional phosphopantothenoylcysteine decarboxylase/phosphopantothenate--cysteine ligase CoaBC, with the protein MSVLSGKKILLGISGGIAAYKTASLVRLFIKAGAHVQVIMTPASKDFITPLTLSTLSKNPVFSEFYNKDEKNEEWNSHVELGLWADLMIIAPATANTLSKMANGLCDNLLIACYLSAKCPVYFAPAMDLDMYIHPSTVESFNTLKAFGNIMIPAENGELASGLSGEGRMAEPENIISFLEADLESKLPLKGKKILITAGPTYEAIDPVRFVGNHSSGKMGFDIAESAANLGASVVLISGPTHCKIKHPLVQVIPVVSAQEMYDACHQYYQDVDVAIAAAAVADYRPKNIASQKIKKASDDFVIHLEKTKDILASLGEIKKDQFLIGFALETENEIENAKAKIQKKNLDLIVLNSLQDEGAGFGKNTNKVTFIDREFKIEPMDLKSKKAVADDILNKVIAHFYD; encoded by the coding sequence ATGTCAGTTTTAAGCGGAAAAAAGATTTTGCTGGGAATTTCTGGCGGAATTGCTGCGTATAAAACGGCCTCATTAGTTAGACTCTTCATAAAAGCAGGTGCACATGTCCAAGTGATAATGACACCTGCTTCTAAGGATTTTATAACTCCACTTACTTTATCTACATTATCCAAAAATCCCGTTTTTTCAGAATTTTATAATAAAGATGAAAAAAATGAGGAATGGAACAGTCATGTAGAGTTAGGTCTTTGGGCAGATTTAATGATTATTGCTCCGGCAACAGCCAATACTTTGTCTAAAATGGCAAACGGTTTATGCGATAATCTTTTGATTGCGTGTTATCTTTCGGCAAAATGTCCTGTTTATTTTGCACCTGCAATGGATTTGGATATGTATATTCATCCGTCAACCGTTGAAAGTTTTAACACGTTGAAAGCATTTGGAAATATAATGATTCCGGCTGAAAATGGTGAATTAGCAAGTGGTTTGTCGGGAGAAGGACGTATGGCAGAACCGGAAAATATTATTTCGTTCCTAGAAGCAGATCTCGAAAGTAAATTACCTTTAAAAGGCAAAAAAATATTAATTACAGCGGGGCCAACTTATGAGGCAATTGATCCTGTGCGTTTTGTTGGAAATCATTCTTCAGGTAAAATGGGATTTGATATTGCTGAAAGTGCTGCCAATCTTGGTGCATCGGTTGTGTTGATTTCGGGGCCTACTCATTGTAAAATAAAACATCCTTTGGTTCAGGTTATTCCGGTCGTTTCTGCGCAGGAAATGTATGATGCTTGTCATCAGTATTACCAAGATGTCGATGTGGCTATCGCCGCCGCTGCCGTTGCAGATTACAGACCAAAGAATATCGCTTCGCAAAAGATTAAAAAGGCTTCTGATGATTTTGTAATTCATTTGGAGAAAACCAAAGATATTTTGGCTTCATTGGGGGAAATTAAGAAAGATCAGTTTTTGATAGGTTTTGCTTTGGAAACCGAAAATGAAATTGAGAATGCTAAGGCCAAAATTCAGAAAAAAAACTTAGATTTGATAGTTCTTAATTCGCTTCAAGACGAAGGAGCTGGATTTGGTAAAAATACCAATAAAGTTACTTTTATTGATAGGGAATTTAAAATCGAGCCAATGGATTTGAAATCCAAAAAGGCTGTGGCAGATGATATTTTAAACAAAGTAATAGCTCATTTTTATGATTAG
- the recN gene encoding DNA repair protein RecN, with protein sequence MITSLAIKNYALIEKLSIDFSKGFSIITGETGAGKSIILGALGLALGKRADLTSLKNKEEKCVIEAHFDISKYNLLPFFEENDLDYEPETIIRREILPSGKSRAFVNDSPVNLQELQELSLYLIDIHSQQQTQELSDEEVQFKIIDAIANNLNVIETYQGVLKNYKSNKTKLNSLVKKKSEASKEQEYNAFLLEELVSAKLKSGELEFLEENYEQLNNVEIIKESLDKSLVLANEEQIGVLHNLNEIKNSIQKIAHFSTDYNLLFERISSLKIEFEDITTELNRCSEKLINDPEQLNLISQKLQLIYNLQKKHQVNTVEELLEIQRKLENSVLELGNIDEEIAKLTQLVEDNIKELDQICDTIHKNRIEAIPLLSQKLIAILETLGMPDVRFNMEINKASAYFENGNDELKFLISVNKGTDFGLLKKVASGGEMSRIMLAVKAILAQYSKLPTLIFDEIDTGVSGEIANRMGEIMKGMSAQMQIFAITHLPQIAAKGTEHYKVFKSTVGDDTQSELKLLTKDERVVEIAQMLSGTVISDSALNHAKALLN encoded by the coding sequence ATGATAACCTCACTAGCGATAAAAAACTATGCCTTAATCGAAAAATTATCAATTGATTTTTCTAAAGGTTTTTCGATAATTACAGGAGAAACCGGAGCTGGGAAATCGATAATATTAGGAGCTTTGGGTTTGGCTTTAGGAAAAAGAGCCGATTTGACTTCGCTTAAAAATAAAGAAGAAAAATGTGTGATTGAAGCCCATTTTGATATTTCAAAATATAATTTATTGCCTTTTTTTGAAGAAAATGATTTGGATTATGAGCCGGAAACAATAATTCGAAGAGAAATTTTGCCTTCTGGGAAATCAAGAGCATTTGTCAATGACAGTCCTGTGAATTTGCAGGAATTGCAGGAGTTGAGTCTTTATTTAATAGATATTCATTCGCAACAGCAAACTCAAGAATTGTCTGATGAGGAAGTGCAGTTCAAAATAATAGATGCAATTGCAAACAATTTGAATGTAATTGAGACGTATCAAGGGGTTTTGAAAAACTATAAATCGAATAAAACCAAATTAAATTCCTTAGTTAAAAAGAAATCCGAAGCGTCGAAAGAGCAGGAATACAATGCCTTTCTTCTAGAAGAATTAGTTTCTGCAAAGTTAAAATCGGGAGAACTGGAATTTCTTGAGGAAAATTATGAACAACTGAATAATGTTGAGATTATAAAAGAATCGCTTGATAAATCATTGGTTTTAGCAAATGAAGAACAAATAGGTGTGCTTCATAATTTGAATGAAATAAAAAACAGTATTCAGAAAATTGCCCATTTTTCAACAGATTATAATTTACTTTTTGAAAGAATATCAAGCTTGAAAATTGAGTTTGAAGATATAACAACAGAGCTTAACCGTTGTTCAGAAAAATTAATTAATGATCCTGAGCAGTTAAATTTGATTAGCCAAAAATTGCAGTTGATTTATAATTTGCAAAAAAAGCATCAGGTGAATACTGTTGAAGAGTTGCTGGAGATTCAAAGAAAACTTGAAAATTCGGTATTGGAATTAGGAAATATCGATGAAGAGATTGCGAAATTGACACAATTGGTTGAGGATAATATCAAAGAATTGGATCAGATTTGTGATACAATTCATAAAAACAGAATAGAAGCAATTCCTCTTTTGTCACAAAAATTAATCGCAATTTTGGAGACTTTGGGAATGCCTGATGTCCGTTTTAATATGGAAATAAACAAAGCTTCGGCTTATTTTGAAAATGGAAATGATGAGTTGAAATTTTTGATTTCGGTTAATAAAGGAACGGATTTTGGATTGCTGAAAAAAGTAGCTTCAGGAGGAGAAATGTCCAGAATTATGTTGGCTGTAAAAGCTATTCTGGCACAATATTCAAAATTACCAACATTAATTTTTGATGAGATAGACACGGGAGTTTCCGGTGAAATAGCCAATAGAATGGGGGAGATTATGAAAGGAATGAGCGCTCAGATGCAAATTTTTGCCATAACCCATTTACCGCAAATTGCTGCAAAAGGAACGGAACATTATAAAGTTTTTAAATCGACAGTAGGTGATGATACTCAATCAGAATTAAAATTACTGACAAAAGACGAACGAGTTGTCGAAATTGCTCAAATGCTTTCGGGAACTGTTATTTCTGATTCGGCCTTAAATCACGCAAAAGCCTTGTTGAACTAA
- the porD gene encoding type IX secretion system protein PorD has translation MIRFVWLFILSCGFVQAQQLNCTVTLNTQKISNANQQVFKTLETAINEFVNKTDWTGQSLSQKEKVDCSMYITLSSYSSDQFVANIQVQSSRNIFNSTYSSPVLNINDKDFTFNYTEFENLRYNPNSYDSNLISVLSYYCYIILGMDADTFVPMFGDRYFKEAISIANLAQQGGYKGWNQSDGTMSRYILINDLMSSTYYDIRQSSFQYYMGLDAMSQDQKKAKEMIKGSLLNLAKLNGTKPNSYLLRIFMDSKSDEIVSVFTGGPSITINDLVDSLNKTSSSNSGKWQLLKY, from the coding sequence ATGATTAGATTTGTTTGGCTCTTTATTCTAAGTTGTGGCTTCGTGCAAGCGCAGCAGCTGAATTGTACCGTGACTTTAAACACGCAAAAAATAAGTAATGCCAATCAACAGGTTTTTAAAACACTGGAAACTGCTATTAATGAATTTGTTAATAAAACTGATTGGACAGGGCAATCGCTTTCGCAAAAAGAAAAAGTGGATTGTTCGATGTATATTACTCTTTCGAGTTATAGTTCAGACCAGTTTGTTGCTAATATTCAGGTACAATCTTCAAGAAATATTTTTAATTCGACATATTCTTCTCCGGTTTTAAATATTAATGATAAAGATTTTACCTTTAATTATACCGAATTTGAGAATTTGAGATACAACCCTAATAGTTACGATTCGAATTTGATTTCCGTGTTGTCTTATTATTGTTATATTATTTTGGGAATGGATGCAGATACTTTTGTTCCGATGTTTGGGGATCGTTATTTTAAAGAAGCTATTAGTATCGCTAATCTTGCCCAACAAGGAGGTTACAAGGGTTGGAATCAATCAGATGGTACTATGAGCCGATATATTCTAATTAATGATTTAATGTCGTCAACTTACTATGATATCAGACAATCAAGTTTTCAGTATTATATGGGGTTGGATGCCATGAGTCAGGATCAAAAGAAAGCCAAAGAAATGATTAAAGGATCATTGTTGAATTTGGCAAAATTGAACGGTACTAAACCTAATTCTTATTTACTACGCATTTTCATGGATTCAAAATCAGATGAAATCGTATCTGTTTTTACTGGCGGCCCAAGTATTACTATAAATGATTTGGTAGATAGTTTGAATAAAACATCTTCTTCAAACTCCGGTAAATGGCAATTGTTAAAATATTAG
- a CDS encoding glycosyltransferase produces the protein MLFSLIIPVYNRPDEVDELLESLTKSTYNEIFEIVLVEDGSTIRCQDVAAKYGDRLDISYYYKANSGPGDSRNFGMDKARGDYYIIFDSDCIIPSNYLIEVEKALKENYVDCFGGPDKALDSFSDIQKAINFTMTSFLTTGGIRGGSEKIGKFQPRSFNMGISRKAFQISKGFGNIHPGEDPDLSIRLWNLGFETRLFSNAFVYHKRRIDWDKFSVQVTKFGKARPILNSWYPEYNKLTFFFPTFFIIGFFVSLLLLIFNQDILLKFYFVYFLALFLISSIQNKSIKIGYLSIIAVWKQFYGYGLGFLKSYIKVIILKQDPKQAFPELFFKL, from the coding sequence ATGTTGTTTTCATTGATCATTCCTGTTTATAATCGTCCAGATGAAGTAGATGAATTATTAGAAAGTTTAACAAAATCAACCTATAACGAAATTTTTGAAATAGTTCTGGTCGAGGATGGTTCTACAATTCGATGTCAGGATGTTGCTGCAAAGTATGGAGACAGGTTGGATATTTCATATTACTACAAAGCAAATTCTGGACCAGGAGATTCCAGAAACTTTGGAATGGATAAAGCCAGAGGTGATTATTATATTATTTTCGACTCCGATTGTATTATTCCAAGCAATTATTTAATCGAGGTTGAAAAAGCACTAAAGGAAAATTATGTGGATTGTTTTGGAGGCCCGGATAAAGCATTGGACAGTTTTTCAGACATTCAGAAAGCTATAAATTTCACGATGACTTCGTTTCTAACCACTGGAGGAATTAGAGGGGGATCTGAGAAAATTGGAAAGTTCCAGCCAAGAAGCTTTAATATGGGAATTTCACGCAAAGCATTTCAGATTTCAAAGGGTTTTGGTAACATTCATCCCGGTGAAGATCCTGATTTGTCTATCCGTTTGTGGAACTTAGGTTTTGAAACTCGACTTTTTTCGAACGCATTTGTTTATCATAAAAGGAGAATAGATTGGGATAAATTTTCGGTACAAGTAACCAAATTTGGGAAAGCCAGACCAATACTAAATAGCTGGTATCCAGAATATAATAAATTAACTTTTTTCTTTCCTACTTTTTTTATAATAGGATTTTTTGTATCTTTATTATTGTTGATTTTTAATCAAGATATTCTGCTTAAATTTTATTTTGTGTATTTTTTGGCATTGTTTTTGATATCTTCTATTCAGAATAAGAGTATTAAAATAGGATATTTATCCATAATTGCGGTTTGGAAACAATTTTATGGGTACGGGCTTGGGTTTTTGAAGTCTTATATTAAAGTGATAATTTTAAAACAAGACCCAAAACAAGCTTTTCCAGAATTGTTTTTTAAATTGTAA
- the dapA gene encoding 4-hydroxy-tetrahydrodipicolinate synthase, with protein sequence MQSLIGTGVALITPFKDDFTIDIEALRRIVNFSIDGGVEYLVVLGTTAENATLTEEEKELVIATVIEVNAGRLPLVLGVGGNNTSKIVEELRTRDLSAFVAVLSVSPYYNKPSQEGIYQHFKAVAEASPIPVILYNVPGRTSSNMLPSTVIRLANDFENVVAIKEAAGDLVQAMQLLKNKPKDFLVISGDDMIALPIVLAGGAGVISVIGQGFPKEFSEMIRLGLNRKVDDAFKLQYLLADSIDMIFEQGNPSGIKEVFRILGIAENVVRLPLVSVNESLAERLELFVKKMVKNS encoded by the coding sequence ATGCAATCATTAATAGGGACAGGTGTTGCCTTGATCACACCGTTTAAAGACGATTTTACAATTGATATTGAAGCTTTGAGAAGAATTGTAAATTTTTCCATAGACGGCGGTGTTGAGTATCTTGTTGTTTTGGGAACTACTGCAGAAAATGCAACCTTGACGGAAGAAGAAAAAGAATTGGTAATCGCAACAGTGATTGAAGTAAATGCAGGTAGATTACCGTTGGTTCTTGGTGTTGGAGGAAATAATACTTCAAAAATTGTTGAAGAATTACGTACAAGAGACTTGTCTGCTTTTGTTGCTGTTTTATCTGTTTCTCCATATTATAATAAGCCTAGTCAAGAAGGAATTTATCAGCACTTTAAAGCTGTAGCCGAAGCGTCTCCGATTCCTGTGATTTTATATAATGTTCCTGGAAGAACATCAAGTAATATGTTGCCTTCAACAGTTATCAGGCTAGCAAATGATTTTGAAAATGTCGTTGCAATAAAAGAAGCTGCTGGTGATTTGGTTCAAGCAATGCAATTGTTGAAAAATAAGCCAAAAGATTTCTTGGTTATTTCTGGTGACGATATGATTGCTTTACCGATTGTTTTAGCAGGTGGAGCGGGTGTGATTTCGGTAATTGGACAGGGTTTTCCAAAAGAATTTTCAGAGATGATTCGATTGGGACTAAACAGAAAGGTAGATGATGCCTTTAAATTACAGTATTTGTTGGCTGATAGTATTGATATGATTTTTGAACAAGGAAATCCGTCAGGTATCAAAGAAGTGTTCAGGATTCTTGGTATTGCAGAGAATGTAGTACGTTTACCATTGGTTTCTGTAAATGAATCTTTGGCGGAACGATTGGAACTTTTTGTAAAGAAAATGGTTAAAAACTCATAA
- a CDS encoding DUF6913 domain-containing protein, with protein MFLDYIKSFVLKKTLKKNLCNVKEESLHSSVIKIGLIVDESNFLETAALKQEIISKGILENNLKIIAFRKSLSDKEQFLNPTFGYKDLNFKSDFIKQSVNEFLQDEFDLLINYYSEEEPILLFLTHKTKAKFKAGFSSVDKRLNHFLINIQFTDYKEFVSELFRYLKILNKI; from the coding sequence ATGTTTTTAGATTATATAAAGAGCTTTGTCTTAAAAAAAACTTTAAAAAAAAACCTTTGTAATGTCAAGGAGGAGTCATTGCACTCATCTGTTATAAAGATTGGTTTGATTGTTGACGAAAGCAATTTTTTGGAAACAGCCGCATTGAAACAAGAAATTATTTCCAAAGGGATTTTGGAAAATAATTTAAAAATTATCGCTTTTAGAAAAAGTTTAAGTGATAAAGAGCAATTTTTGAATCCAACATTCGGCTATAAGGATTTGAATTTTAAAAGTGATTTTATAAAACAGTCAGTAAATGAATTTCTTCAGGATGAATTTGATTTGCTGATTAATTATTATAGTGAAGAAGAGCCTATTTTGTTGTTTTTAACACATAAAACGAAGGCAAAATTCAAAGCAGGTTTTTCAAGTGTAGACAAACGATTGAATCATTTTTTGATAAATATTCAATTTACAGATTATAAAGAATTTGTTAGCGAGTTGTTTCGCTACTTAAAAATATTAAATAAAATATAA
- a CDS encoding enoyl-ACP reductase FabI — protein sequence MYNLLKGKRGIIFGALDENSIAWKTAERVHAEGGIFVLTNAPAAMRLGNIDALADKIGCQIIPADATSVSDLELLVDKAVEILGGKIDFVLHSIGMSVNVRKGNHYTNQNYEFTEKGWNVSAVSFHKLMQVLYKKDAMNEWGSIIALSYMAAQRVFPDYNDMADNKAFLESVARSFGYFFGRDKKVRVNTISQSPTATRAGQGVKGFGGFIAFADKMSPLGNATAAECADYIIVMFSDLTRKVTLQNLLHDGGFSNMGVSQEVMEMFE from the coding sequence ATGTATAATTTATTAAAAGGAAAAAGAGGAATTATTTTTGGTGCATTGGATGAAAATTCAATTGCTTGGAAAACAGCCGAACGAGTTCATGCTGAGGGCGGAATATTCGTATTGACTAATGCTCCTGCAGCCATGCGATTGGGAAATATTGATGCCTTGGCTGATAAAATTGGATGCCAAATTATTCCTGCCGATGCAACATCGGTTTCTGATTTGGAATTATTAGTGGATAAAGCGGTAGAAATTTTGGGAGGAAAAATTGATTTCGTCCTGCATTCTATCGGAATGTCTGTCAATGTAAGGAAAGGGAATCATTATACAAATCAAAACTATGAGTTCACAGAAAAAGGTTGGAATGTTTCAGCGGTTTCTTTTCATAAACTAATGCAGGTTTTGTATAAAAAAGATGCCATGAATGAATGGGGAAGTATCATTGCACTTTCTTATATGGCTGCCCAAAGGGTATTTCCAGATTATAATGATATGGCAGATAATAAGGCATTTCTTGAATCGGTTGCCCGTAGTTTTGGGTATTTCTTTGGAAGGGATAAAAAAGTGAGAGTCAATACCATTTCTCAATCTCCAACGGCCACTAGAGCTGGGCAAGGCGTTAAGGGATTTGGCGGTTTTATTGCTTTCGCAGATAAGATGTCGCCTTTGGGAAATGCAACTGCAGCAGAATGTGCAGATTATATTATTGTTATGTTTTCTGATTTGACTAGAAAGGTGACTTTACAAAATTTACTGCATGATGGAGGATTCTCAAATATGGGAGTTAGCCAAGAAGTAATGGAAATGTTTGAATAG
- a CDS encoding 5'-nucleotidase C-terminal domain-containing protein translates to MAKLKNYNGFLKLFVTFLTAVFIISCSAKNYTVTKIEGKRIPITEKENQNLEIENFIKPYRDKINNDLDKVLAYNPETLDKSKGKWQTNIGNFMADVTLLRGNQVFNKRENKNIDICLMNHGGIRSILPKGNITARNAYEIMPFENSLVVISLKGEQIQEMVNFIIADKKPHPLSGMTFAIDKNNQAKNILIQGKPLNNNTVYYVGTNDYLANGGDNMNFFKKGIQKFDLDYKLRNILIDYFTDVDTISVKNDTRILEE, encoded by the coding sequence ATGGCAAAACTAAAAAACTATAATGGATTTTTAAAACTTTTTGTTACATTCTTAACAGCAGTTTTTATTATTTCCTGCAGCGCCAAAAATTACACAGTTACAAAAATAGAAGGCAAACGCATTCCAATCACTGAAAAAGAAAATCAAAACCTTGAAATTGAAAATTTTATAAAGCCTTATAGAGATAAAATAAATAACGATCTTGACAAAGTTCTCGCATACAATCCGGAAACATTAGACAAAAGCAAAGGAAAATGGCAAACAAATATTGGCAATTTCATGGCTGATGTTACTTTACTAAGGGGAAACCAGGTTTTCAATAAAAGAGAAAACAAGAATATTGACATCTGCTTAATGAATCATGGCGGCATACGTTCGATACTTCCAAAAGGCAATATCACCGCCAGAAACGCTTACGAAATAATGCCTTTTGAAAATAGCCTTGTAGTTATTTCTCTAAAAGGAGAACAAATACAAGAAATGGTAAATTTCATTATTGCAGACAAAAAGCCACATCCGCTTTCCGGAATGACTTTTGCAATCGACAAAAATAACCAAGCCAAAAACATACTTATTCAAGGAAAGCCATTAAACAACAATACTGTTTATTACGTAGGCACAAACGATTACCTGGCAAATGGAGGTGATAATATGAATTTCTTCAAAAAAGGGATTCAAAAATTTGATTTGGATTACAAACTGAGAAACATATTGATTGATTATTTTACAGATGTTGACACTATAAGTGTTAAAAACGACACCCGAATATTAGAAGAATAA